From the genome of Bacteroidota bacterium, one region includes:
- a CDS encoding type II toxin-antitoxin system RelE/ParE family toxin, with translation MARIIWTIQAAEDLENIYNYISKDSLKHARIQIIRIRDRAKILKKHPKSGRVVPEIGNERIREVIIGNYRIIYRLLSDKIVEIITIHHSYRLLTLD, from the coding sequence ATGGCTCGAATAATTTGGACAATTCAAGCTGCTGAAGATCTTGAGAATATTTATAATTACATTTCGAAAGATTCTTTAAAACATGCTCGGATTCAAATTATTAGGATACGGGACCGAGCTAAGATTTTAAAAAAACATCCAAAATCCGGAAGAGTTGTACCTGAAATCGGAAATGAAAGAATCCGTGAGGTGATTATAGGGAATTACAGAATAATATATAGGCTTCTTTCTGATAAAATCGTTGAGATAATTACTATTCATCATTCTTACAGACTTCTAACGCTGGATTAA